The following proteins are encoded in a genomic region of Tenebrio molitor chromosome 7, icTenMoli1.1, whole genome shotgun sequence:
- the LOC138134402 gene encoding serine protease snake-like isoform X2 produces the protein MINVRFLIFSLFFSGSRTLFEGDECTLQNNGERGKCISVHECQSAKKLLESKKMPQNCGFNRQTVLVCCPLVQSSDSKLVGVKSNEMCQRYHEQRILLGVEYEEEENLNEFSHMAAIGFSDGNKTLWLCGGSAISEKFILTAAHCTYSKDYLEAIGWDKTDFLGNSSGHLLRVTLNLVDHSKCAEKFPKNEFRLKNGIIEEFHICAGDSSGKDTCPGDSGGPLQYLHESTWETVAYFVVAGVSSFGRGCGLKDSVGVYTRVSSYIGWIENTVWN, from the exons ATGATTAACGTTCGATTTCTTATATTTTCGCTATTTTTCTCCGGCAGTAGGACACTGTTCGAAG GTGATGAGTGCACTTTGCAAAACAACGGCGAGAGGGGTAAATGTATAAGTGTGCACGAGTGCCAGTCggcgaaaaaattattagaatCAAAGAAAATGCCTCAAAATTGCGGATTTAACAGACAAACGGTGTTGGTGTGTTGTCCTCTTGTCCAAAGCTCTGATAGTAAACTGGTGGGAGTAAAAAGTAACGAAA TGTGTCAGAGGTATCACGAACAAAGAATACTACTAGGCGTGGAGTATGAAGAGGAAGAAAATTTGAACGAGTTTTCTCATATG GCCGCTATTGGGTTTTCTGACGGCAACAAAACATTGTGGTTGTGTGGAGGAAGTGCAATAAGTGAGAAGTTTATCTTGACAGCTGCACATTGTACTTATTCCAAAGATTA TTTGGAAGCAATTGGTTGGGACAAGACCGACTTCTTGGGAAACAGCAGCGGGCATTTGTTGCGAGTGACTTTGAATCTTGTCGATCATTCAAAATGTGcagaaaaatttccaaaaaatgaATTCAGATTGAAAAATGGAATAATAGAAGAGTTTCATATCTGTGCTGGTGATTCTTCTGGAAAAGATACGTGTCCG GGGGACTCCGGTGGACCTCTTCAGTACCTGCATGAGAGTACTTGGGAAACTGTGGCTTACTTTGTTGTTGCAGGTGTCAGTTCATTTGGAAGAGGTTGCGGGCTAAAAGATAGTGTTGGAGTGTATACGAGAGTGTCTTCGTATATCGGATGGATCGAAAATACAGTCTGGAATTAA
- the LOC138134402 gene encoding venom protease-like isoform X1 codes for MINVRFLIFSLFFSGSRTLFEGDECTLQNNGERGKCISVHECQSAKKLLESKKMPQNCGFNRQTVLVCCPLVQSSDSKLVGVKSNEMCQRYHEQRILLGVEYEEEENLNEFSHMAAIGFSDGNKTLWLCGGSAISEKFILTAAHCTYSKDYGPPKIVRLGELDLNTTNDGANRQDLSIAQIYTHPSYKLLSRYHDIALIKLKTPIDFITYVKPACLHVTKNIPSNYSLEAIGWDKTDFLGNSSGHLLRVTLNLVDHSKCAEKFPKNEFRLKNGIIEEFHICAGDSSGKDTCPGDSGGPLQYLHESTWETVAYFVVAGVSSFGRGCGLKDSVGVYTRVSSYIGWIENTVWN; via the exons ATGATTAACGTTCGATTTCTTATATTTTCGCTATTTTTCTCCGGCAGTAGGACACTGTTCGAAG GTGATGAGTGCACTTTGCAAAACAACGGCGAGAGGGGTAAATGTATAAGTGTGCACGAGTGCCAGTCggcgaaaaaattattagaatCAAAGAAAATGCCTCAAAATTGCGGATTTAACAGACAAACGGTGTTGGTGTGTTGTCCTCTTGTCCAAAGCTCTGATAGTAAACTGGTGGGAGTAAAAAGTAACGAAA TGTGTCAGAGGTATCACGAACAAAGAATACTACTAGGCGTGGAGTATGAAGAGGAAGAAAATTTGAACGAGTTTTCTCATATG GCCGCTATTGGGTTTTCTGACGGCAACAAAACATTGTGGTTGTGTGGAGGAAGTGCAATAAGTGAGAAGTTTATCTTGACAGCTGCACATTGTACTTATTCCAAAGATTA TGGCCCACCGAAAATTGTCCGTCTTGGAGAACTGGATTTAAACACCACCAACGACGGCGCCAATCGTCAAGACTTATCTATCGCTCAAATTTACACTCATCCCAGCTACAAACTACTATCACGTTATCACGACATTgcgttaataaaattaaaaacacccATTGATTTTATTACATACGTGAAACCAGCTTGCCTGCACGTTACCAAAAATATTCCTTCCAATTACAGTTTGGAAGCAATTGGTTGGGACAAGACCGACTTCTTGGGAAACAGCAGCGGGCATTTGTTGCGAGTGACTTTGAATCTTGTCGATCATTCAAAATGTGcagaaaaatttccaaaaaatgaATTCAGATTGAAAAATGGAATAATAGAAGAGTTTCATATCTGTGCTGGTGATTCTTCTGGAAAAGATACGTGTCCG GGGGACTCCGGTGGACCTCTTCAGTACCTGCATGAGAGTACTTGGGAAACTGTGGCTTACTTTGTTGTTGCAGGTGTCAGTTCATTTGGAAGAGGTTGCGGGCTAAAAGATAGTGTTGGAGTGTATACGAGAGTGTCTTCGTATATCGGATGGATCGAAAATACAGTCTGGAATTAA
- the LOC138134401 gene encoding venom protease-like, translating to MSIKNIIKISVFLSIYGICAAQFEGNSCVLSDASGPGKCVKAQNCDYAKRLIQMRQNPQLCGFRRRTALVCCPISSNFTNKSRSEEKCQEYHHIRNVRPVIAFGEKAKSREFPHMAAVGYGDDKKDVLWACGGSLISDQFVLTAAHCTRTRDYGDPKWVRLGELNLNDTTEDADPQDFDVEAVFVHPDYKPPSHYNDVALLKLKKTVLFNLYIKPACVHTEEKLPNSLIQAIGWGKTDFFGDSSSHLLKVYLTIIKHQTCSKSYSNISERKLAKGIEDKSQICAGDASGKDTCPGDSGGPLQFWQSSSGERLDHFVVIGITSFGKACGVENSAGVYTRVSFYRSWIEDTVWPIS from the exons ATGtcgattaaaaatataattaaaatttctgtttttctatcAATTTACGGTATTTGTGCCGCTCAATTTGAAG GCAATAGTTGCGTTCTGTCAGATGCCTCTGGTCCTGGAAAATGTGTTAAAGCACAAAACTGTGACTATGCCAAACGGTTAATACAAATGAGGCAAAATCCACAACTTTGTGGATTTAGAAGAAGAACAGCCTTGGTATGTTGTCCAATATCCAGTAATTTCACAAATAAGAGTAGGAGTGAGGAGA AGTGCCAAGAATACCACCATATAAGAAATGTACGACCTGTCATTGCTTTTGGTGAGAAGGCAAAGTCACGCGAGTTTCCACATATG GCCGCCGTTGGATACGGTGATGACAAAAAAGATGTATTATGGGCATGTGGAGGAAGCTTAATAAGTGACCAATTTGTCTTGACCGCTGCTCACTGTACAAGAACCAGAGACTA TGGAGACCCGAAATGGGTTCGACTCGGCGAATTAAATCTAAACGACACAACTGAAGATGCTGATCCACAAGACTTTGACGTCGAAGCAGTCTTCGTACACCCTGACTACAAGCCACCTTCACATTACAACGACGTCGCCTTAttgaagttaaaaaaaacagtatTGTTCAATTTGTACATCAAACCAGCATGTGTACATACTGAAGAAAAGCTTCCCAATAGTCTGATTCAAGCGATTGGTTGGGgtaaaactgatttttttggTGATAGCAGCAGCCACCTGTTGAAAGTATACTTGACAATTATCAAACACCAAACCTGCAGTAAATCGTACTCTAATATCTCGGAGAGAAAATTAGCCAAAGGAATCGAAGATAAGTCTCAGATATGCGCAGGAGACGCTTCCGGTAAAGATACGTGTCCG GGTGACTCTGGAGGGCCACTTCAATTTTGGCAATCTAGCTCTGGAGAACGTCTTGATCATTTTGTTGTCATTGGAATTACGTCGTTCGGGAAAGCTTGCGGAGTAGAAAATAGTGCTGGAGTCTACACCAGAGTGTCATTTTATAGGTCCTGGATAGAAGATACTGTGTGGCCCATAAGCTGA
- the DNAlig3 gene encoding DNA ligase 3, translating to MSDHDEIEEKPFLIEVAKQGRAVCKKCKQKCAQGELRIAKLVANPFGEGKMKNWHHVSCIFEVFLKQRPTTKRIEDPENDIDGWNSLDTDNKNDVVKRIGECDKAFESKYGVKASPKKPKAKAKDTESNTKKDTPSTSSESVAPQYDPGHKDNQFREFRKLVADITNISSYLEKTSLVTKMFTKGSDGTGFKGDVVLWCRLLLPGVVKRIYNLQSKQLIKLFSKIFRTDQDAMLEHLEQGDVSETIQDFFEKSKSFKPVKKSTLSLQEVDDFLDELSNLTKEEEQMAHLTSFTSKCTGNDLKILIRLIKHDLRMNAGAKHILDGVHPDAYQAFQSSRNIKAVITRCLGGKGKSSKATIELMTPVLPMLAEACKSVEQAMKKCPNGMYSEIKYDGERVQVHKEGSEFKYFSRSLKPVLPHKVAHFKQFIPQAFPHGKDLILDSEILMIDTQTGKPLPFGTLGVHKKSEFKDASVCLFVFDCIYYNGEILTDKPIKHRKQILRENMTEIPNHVVFSEMEEIHDPKDLASMIAKVLKLGLEGLVLKDVMSIYEPGKRHWLKVKKDYLFDGAMADSADLIVLGAWYGTGKKGGVMSIFLMGCYDEDSDKFCTVTKASTGHDDKTLERLQSELDMVKISSDASKVPNWLRCTKTMVPDFVARDPKSQPVWEVTGAEFTQHDVHTADGISIRFPRVTKIRDDKSWDSATSLKELKVLYAKSKENTDVSLLFKGMKDEESDESGSSPKKKKADEWSKGEKKKQNTLEGFVKVEGKGCKRRSEDDASSSTKKAKKESTCQKVEIKNPLPSYFENVKVLLEEGVRDKAAEVIRYFIAYGGVVSKRGDKTGVTHMVHLKKLISDDETTGEKDLKHVTVDWIKDCVVHESVRDYRPYTVCWKPS from the coding sequence ATGTCAGATCACGACGAAATAGAagaaaaaccatttttaatcGAAGTTGCAAAACAAGGGCGTGCTGTTTgcaaaaaatgcaaacaaaaaTGTGCCCAGGGAGAGTTGCGCATTGCGAAATTAGTAGCAAATCCTTTTGGTGAAGGCAAAATGAAGAACTGGCATCATGTAAGTTGCATTTTTGAGGTTTTCCTTAAGCAGAGGCCAACAACAAAGAGAATTGAAGATCCTGAGAATGATATTGATGGGTGGAATTCCTTAGATactgataataaaaatgatgtaGTGAAGAGAATAGGTGAATGCGACAAAGCTTTTGAAAGCAAGTATGGGGTAAAGGCAAGTCCTAAAAAGCCTAAAGCTAAAGCAAAAGACACAGAATCTAATACCAAAAAGGACACTCCAAGTACAAGCTCAGAGTCTGTTGCGCCCCAATATGATCCAGGACATAAAGACAATCAGTTTAGAGAATTCAGAAAACTTGTTGCTGATATCACAAACATAAGCAGCTACTTAGAGAAAACAAGTCTTGTAACTAAAATGTTTACAAAGGGAAGCGACGGTACCGGCTTTAAGGGCGATGTAGTACTTTGGTGCCGCCTTTTGCTTCCAGGCGTTGTCAAACGCATTTACAACTTGCAAAGCAAACAACTGATAAAACTGTTCAGCAAAATATTTCGCACCGATCAGGACGCCATGTTGGAACACCTAGAACAGGGCGACGTCAGTGAAACAATTCAGGATTTTTTCGAGAAGAGTAAATCTTTTAAACCCGTCAAAAAGAGTACATTGTCTTTACAAGAAGTTGACGATTTTCTCGACGAGCTCTCAAATTTAACCAAAGAAGAGGAGCAAATGGCGCATCTTACGTCATTTACCAGTAAATGTACCGGAAATGATCTAAAAATACTTATACGGCTAATTAAACATGATTTGCGAATGAACGCTGGCGCAAAACACATACTGGATGGCGTCCATCCTGATGCTTACCAAGCTTTCCAGTCTTCCAGAAACATTAAAGCCGTAATCACGCGTTGTTTAGGAGGGAAGGGGAAGAGTTCCAAGGCTACAATCGAGCTGATGACGCCGGTACTACCAATGCTTGCGGAAGCTTGCAAGTCGGTGGAACAAGCGATGAAGAAGTGTCCAAATGGAATGTACTCGGAAATTAAGTACGACGGGGAGAGGGTCCAAGTTCACAAGGAAGGATCCGAATTTAAATACTTTTCTAGAAGTTTGAAGCCGGTACTGCCACATAAAGTGGCGCATTTTAAACAATTCATCCCTCAAGCTTTTCCTCACGGTAAAGACTTGATCCTAGACAGCGAGATTTTAATGATCGATACACAGACAGGGAAACCTCTCCCTTTTGGTACTTTGGGAGTACACAAGAAATCGGAGTTCAAAGACGCGTCTGTTTGTCTCTTCGTTTTCGattgtatttattacaacgGCGAAATTCTGACTGATAAACCTATAAAACACAGAAAGCAAATCTTGCGAGAGAATATGACGGAAATTCCGAATCACGTtgttttttcggaaatggaaGAAATTCACGATCCGAAGGATCTAGCTAGTATGATCGCCAAAGTCTTAAAACTGGGGCTTGAAGGTTTGGTGCTCAAGGACGTCATGAGCATCTATGAGCCTGGCAAGAGACATTGGTTGAAAGTCAAGAAAGACTATCTTTTCGATGGTGCGATGGCTGACAGTGCCGACCTGATAGTACTAGGTGCTTGGTACGGCACTGGCAAGAAGGGAGGAGTCATGTCGATTTTTCTAATGGGTTGTTACGACGAAGACAGCGATAAGTTTTGTACAGTGACTAAAGCGTCTACGGGACACGACGACAAGACTTTAGAACGATTGCAAAGCGAACTCGACATGGTAAAGATAAGCTCGGATGCGTCGAAAGTACCAAACTGGTTGCGCTGTACGAAGACCATGGTTCCGGATTTCGTAGCCAGGGACCCGAAAAGCCAACCAGTTTGGGAAGTAACCGGGGCCGAGTTCACCCAACACGACGTCCACACCGCCGACGGGATTTCCATCAGGTTTCCGCGCGTCACCAAAATCAGGGATGATAAAAGCTGGGATTCGGCTACCTCGCTGAAAGAGTTGAAGGTGTTGTACGCGAAATCTAAAGAGAACACCGACGTGAGTTTGCTCTTCAAAGGGATGAAAGACGAGGAATCGGATGAGAGTGGCAGTTCGCCTAAGAAGAAAAAAGCCGATGAGTGGTCCAAAGGTGAGAAGAAGAAACAGAACACTTTGGAAGGTTTCGTCAAGGTAGAAGGAAAGGGTTGCAAAAGGCGATCCGAGGATGACGCATCATCTAGTACGAAGAAAGCAAAGAAGGAGTCGACGTGCCAAAAAGTGGAAATCAAGAATCCGTTACCGAGTTATTTCGAAAATGTGAAAGTGTTGTTGGAAGAGGGTGTCAGGGATAAGGCAGCGGAAGTGATCAGGTATTTCATCGCCTACGGGGGTGTGGTGTCAAAAAGAGGGGACAAGACGGGGGTGACTCATATggtgcatttaaaaaaacttatcAGTGATGACGAGACTACGGGGGAAAAGGATCTCAAACATGTGACTGTTGACTGGATTAAAGACTGTGTTGTCCACGAGAGCGTTCGTGATTACAGACCGTACACTGTGTGTTGGAAACCCAgttaa
- the LOC138134393 gene encoding DNA ligase 3-like, whose amino-acid sequence MSDDDNSVHEKPFSVEIAKQGRALCKKCKQKCVQGDLRIAKLIPNPIGSGKVKTWHHVNCIFEVFSKQRQTTKRIEAPHDVEGWELLNNEDRLDILKKIKECNKAFEAKLHKTCKKPKRSPNKGKVQVNYNSTNEESLNVSLESTVRDASHKDNCFREFRTIVARVSNAASSNEKMCVFRNIFSKGSDGTGFRGDIVLWCKLLLPAIIKRVFHLQTKQLVKIFSKIFRLNEETVMEHLDQGDVGQTIQYFFEQNKEFKPAKKSTLTIHEVDDFLDTLTTISKEEEQLNHFKSFIKKCTSNDLKVVVRLIKHDLRMNAGAKHVLEGVHPDAYLIFQSCRDIRTVINTCWVRPPKQENLQDEVHETPKTLRRSPKRKASNVDSKPQAKRIKNEDIKEIAKAEPGIIKDSCKTEVCEVGKRRKSVPNYFENIKLFLEEGVTEKYAEWVRYFIAYGGTVLKSEERAEASHVLHLKDTVAEPSIQCVNSARHVIVEWIKDSVTKENLQDYRPYTVRWKPSHKD is encoded by the coding sequence ATGTCTGACGATGACAACTCCGTTCATGAAAAACCTTTTTCGGTCGAAATTGCTAAACAGGGTCGGGCCCtttgtaaaaaatgcaaacagaaatgtgtacagggtgatttacgtaTCGCTAAATTGATCCCAAATCCTATAGGTTCAGGTAAAGTGAAAACATGGCATCATGTCAATTGTATATtcgaagtgttttcaaaacaaaGACAAACTACAAAGCGAATAGAAGCACCACACGATGTAGAGGGTTGGGAATTACTAAATAATGAGGATAGACttgatatattaaaaaaaataaaagagtgTAATAAAGCATTCGAGGCAAAGTTACATAAGACTTGCAAAAAACCTAAAAGGTCACCTAATAAAGGAAAGGTACAAGTAAATTATAATTCTACAAATGAGGAGTCTCTGAATGTGTCTTTGGAGAGTACAGTTAGAGACGCCAGCCATAAAGATAATTGTTTTCGTGAATTCAGGACAATTGTCGCGCGCGTGTCAAATGCAGCTAGTTCAAATGAGAAAATGTGTGTATttcgtaatattttttctaaaggtAGTGACGGTACAGGTTTTAGAGGTGATATTGTATTGTGGTGCAAATTACTGCTCCCAGCCATAATAAAAAGGGTTTTCCATTTACAAACTAAGCAGCTTGTTAAAATATTCAGTAAAATTTTTCGCCTAAATGAAGAAACAGTCATGGAGCATCTAGATCAGGGTGACGTGGGTCAAACGATTCAGTATTTTTTCGAACAGAACAAAGAGTTCAAACCTGCCAAGAAAAGTACTTTAACAATTCACGAAGTGGACGACTTTCTGGATACCCTCACGACtatatcaaaagaagaggagCAACTTAACCATTTTAAGTCGTTCATCAAAAAGTGTACCTCGAACGATTTAAAGGTCGTGGTCCGACTGATCAAACACGACTTACGTATGAACGCTGGTGCCAAACATGTGTTAGAAGGGGTGCACCCGGACGCATATTTGATCTTCCAGTCTTGTCGCGACATCAGAACGGTGATAAACACGTGTTGGGTGAGACCGCCGAAACAAGAAAACCTTCAAGACGAAGTCCACGAGACCCCAAAGACACTCAGGCGAAGTCCCAAACGGAAAGCGTCAAACGTCGACTCCAAACCGCAAGCCAAGCGAATCAAAAACGAAGACATTAAAGAGATCGCAAAGGCTGAGCCCGGAATAATCAAAGACTCGTGCAAGACTGAAGTTTGTGAAGTCGGCAAAAGACGCAAATCCGTTCCGaattatttcgaaaatattaaattgtttttggaAGAAGGAGTCACAGAGAAGTATGCAGAATGGGTGCGGTATTTTATCGCGTACGGAGGGACAGTTTTGAAATCTGAGGAACGTGCAGAAGCGTCTCACGTTTTGCATTTGAAAGATACAGTAGCAGAACCTAGCATACAGTGTGTTAACAGTGCTAGACATGTGATAGTGGAGTGGATTAAAGACTCGGTAACGAAGGAAAATTTACAAGACTATAGACCTTATACAGTGCGGTGGAAGCCCAGCCATAAAGACTGA
- the LOC138134398 gene encoding tubulin alpha-1A chain — protein MRECISVHIGQAGVQIGNACWELYCLEHGIQPDGQMPSDKTIGGGDDSFNTFFSETGAGKHVPRAVFVDLEPTVVDEVRTGTYRQLFHPEQLITGKEDAANNYARGHYTIGKEIVDVVLDRLRKLADQCTGLQGFLVFHSFGGGTGSGFTSLLMERLSVDYGKKSKLEFSIYPAPQVSTAVVEPYNSILTTHTTLEHSDCAFMVDNEAIYDICRRNLDIERPTYTNLNRLIGQIVSSITASLRFDGALNVDLTEFQTNLVPYPRIHFPLATYAPVISAEKAYHEQLTVSEITNACFEPANQMVKCDPRHGKYMACCMLYRGDVVPKDVNAAIATIKTKRTIQFVDWCPTGFKVGINYQPPTVVPGGDLAKVQRAVCMLSNTTAIAEAWARLDHKFDLMYAKRAFVHWYVGEGMEEGEFSEAREDLAALEKDYEEVAVDSIEGEGDEGDEY, from the exons ATG AGGGAATGCATTTCCGTCCACATCGGCCAAGCCGGCGTCCAAATCGGCAACGCCTGCTGGGAGCTCTACTGCCTCGAACACGGCATCCAACCCGACGGTCAGATGCCCTCCGATAAGACAATCGGTGGCGGCGACGATTCCTTCAACACCTTCTTCAGCGAAACCGGAGCCGGGAAGCACGTGCCCCGTGCAGTCTTCGTCGACTTAGAACCCACTGTGGTCG ATGAAGTACGGACCGGTACATACCGACAGCTCTTCCATCCGGAACAGCTCATCACTGGCAAAGAAGATGCTGCCAACAATTACGCTCGCGGTCACTACACCATCGGCAAAGAGATCGTCGATGTCGTCTTGGACCGTTTGCGTAAGCTCGCAGACCAATGCACCGGGCTCCAG GGCTTTCTGGTGTTCCATTCGTTCGGGGGCGGCACCGGATCTGGATTCACCAGTCTTCTCATGGAAAGACTCAGCGTTGATTACGGCAAAAAGTCCAAACTCGAATTCTCGATCTATCCAGCGCCCCAG GTGTCCACCGCGGTTGTTGAACCCTACAACTCCATTCTAACAACTCACACCACTCTGGAACACTCTGACTGTGCCTTCATGGTAGACAACGAAGCCATCTACGACATCTGTCGCAGAAACTTGGACATCGAAAGACCCACCTACACCAATCTCAACAGACTGATCGGACAG ATTGTTTCGTCCATCACCGCTTCGTTGCGTTTCGACGGAGCTTTGAACGTCGACTTGACGGAATTCCAGACCAACCTGGTGCCCTACCCCAGGATCCATTTCCCTCTGGCCACCTACGCCCCCGTCATCTCCGCCGAAAAAGCCTACCACGAACAACTGACAGTCTCCGAAATCACCAACGCCTGTTTCGAGCCGGCCAATCAGATGGTCAAGTGCGACCCTCGCCACGGAAAGTACATGGCGTGCTGCATGCTCTACAG AGGAGATGTCGTCCCGAAGGACGTGAACGCCGCCATCGCCACCATCAAGACCAAGCGCACAATACAGTTCGTCGATTGGTGTCCCACCGGGTTCAAGGTGGGGATCAATTACCAACCCCCGACGGTTGTTCCCGGGGGAGACCTGGCCAAAGTGCAACGCGCTGTCTGCATGTTGTCCAATACCACCGCCATTGCTGAAGCTTGGGCTCGGCTTGATCATAAGTTCGATCTGATGTACGCCAAACGCGCTTTCGTGCATTGGTACGTCGGGGAGGGAATGGAAGAGGGCGAGTTCTCGGAGGCGCGCGAGGATTTGGCCGCCCTCGAAAAAGACTACGAGGAAGTTGCTGTGGACTCTATTGAAGGAGAAGGCGACGAAGGGGACGAATACTGA
- the LOC138134400 gene encoding palmitoyltransferase ZDHHC6: MCYGPFARICHWGPLTALGIIKLVTGMTIHCNGMWWPPTRSLGGFLNSIFFMTVSGLTLYNFLSSMYHGPGYLPANWKPANETDSNYLQWCGVCHGYKAPRSHHCRKCGRCVLKMDHHCPWINNCVGWGNHAHFTSFLAFATLGCFHASIVLGCSLYRALNRVHYLYYGTGHEPIVYLGIYGIILCVLALGFTIGVVIAVGMLLFFQIRAILRNRTGIEDWILEKANYRRKNTNEVFIFPYDLGVRKNIQQVINISCQPVGDGMFWPVANSCDQFTLTREQIEQKSEKRQRTKLYKITHPVSGSWLPITQGLKVCCCPPCTDEARIKLNVGDTVSVTRWRKYWLFGEKLQDLPQSEESLYRLRGWFPRRCALEVPESGDQREKKIK; this comes from the exons atgtgttaCGGGCCGTTCGCACGCATATGCCATTGGGGCCCGCTAACCGCTCTAG GCATAATAAAATTGGTTACTGGCATGACGATACACTGTAACGGGATGTGGTGGCCCCCGACACGTTCGTTGGGAGGTTTTTTGAatagtatttttttcatgACCGTCTCAGGTCTTAccttgtacaattttttatcttcTATGTATCATGGACCAGGGTATTTACCTGCAAACTGGAAACCT gcCAACGAAACCGACTCTAATTACCTACAGTGGTGTGGAGTGTGTCACGGGTACAAAGCCCCGCGATCTCATCATTGTCGCAAAT GTGGTCGGtgtgttttaaaaatggatCATCACTGCCCCTGGATAAATAACTGTGTTGGTTGGGGAAATCACGCACATTTCACGTCATTCCTGGCTTTTGCCACTCTGGGATGCTTTCATGCCTCGATAGTTTTAGGATGTTCACTGTATAGGGCTCTCAACCGCGTACACTATTTGTACTACGGCACCGGACACGAACCGATAGTTTATTTAGGAATATACGGCATAATCTTGTGCGTACTCGCGTTAGGTTTCACTATAGGTGTTGTGATCGCTGTTGGGATGCTTCTTTTCTTCCAG ATCAGAGCCATTCTGCGCAACAGAACGGGAATAGAAGACTGGATACTGGAGAAGGCCAAttacagaagaaaaaataccAATGAAGTTTTTATATTTCCTTATGACTTGGGGGTGCGCAAAAACATCCAGCAAGTTATTAACATAAGTTGCCAACCTGTTGGTGATGGGATGTTTTGGCCTGTTGCCAACAGCTGTGACCAATTTACCTTAACA aGGGAGCAGATTGAacaaaaaagcgaaaaaagACAAAGGACCAAACTTTACAAAATTACGCATCCTGTGTCAGGATCGTGGCTTCCAATAACGCAAGGATTGAAAGTGTGTTGTTGCCCTCCTTGTACAGACGAAGCGAGGATCAAGTTGAATGTTGGCGACACTGTTTCAGTGACTCGATGGAGAAA GTACTGGCTGTTTGGGGAGAAATTACAAGATTTGCCCCAGAGCGAGGAGTCGCTTTACCGACTGAGAGGCTGGTTTCCTCGACGTTGTGCACTGGAGGTACCTGAGAGTGGTGATCAAAGAGagaagaaaatcaaataa
- the Rab27 gene encoding ras-related protein Rab-27A, whose product MDYDYLIKFLALGDSGVGKTSFLYQYTDGLFNSRFISTVGIDFREKRLLYQSKGRNHRIHLQLWDTAGQERFRSLTTAFYRDAMGFLLLFDLTNEQSFLEIRNWVEQLRLHAYCECPDVVLCGNKADLEDRRVVTEWRAREMAEKHGLVYLETSAATGQNVSRSVETLLEKVMIRMETAVDRAMLPGRRGRPRDLNDPDLTAPAAHNCTC is encoded by the exons ATGGATTATgactatttaataaaatttcttgcTTTGGGCGACTCTGGTGTGGGTAAAACGAGCTTCCTCTATCAATACACCGATGGACTGTTCAATTCGAGATTTATCTCGACGGTCGGAATCGACTTCAGAGAAAAAAGACTG TTGTATCAATCGAAAGGTAGAAACCATAGAATTCATTTACAACTCTGGGACACTGCGGGACAAGAAAG ATTTCGTAGTTTAACAACGGCATTTTATCGAGACGCCATGGGCTTTCTTCTGCTATTTGATCTCACTAACGAACAATCATTCCTTGAAATTCGTAATTGGGTAGAGCAGCTGCGG cTGCACGCGTATTGCGAATGTCCCGACGTGGTCCTTTGCGGTAATAAAGCCGATTTGGAAGATCGTCGTGTAGTAACAGAATGGCGGGCTCGTGAAATGGCAGAAAAGCATGG GTTAGTATACTTGGAAACCAGTGCCGCCACCGGTCAGAACGTTTCCAGATCTGTGGAAACACTTTTGGAGAAAGTAATGATAAGAATGGAAACGGCTGTTGACAGAGCTATGCTTCCCGGACGTCGGGGACGGCCCAGAGATCTAAACGATCCGGATTTGACCGCCCCCGCTGCTCACAATTGTACATGCTAA